Proteins found in one Ptychodera flava strain L36383 chromosome 16, AS_Pfla_20210202, whole genome shotgun sequence genomic segment:
- the LOC139114304 gene encoding dimethylaniline monooxygenase [N-oxide-forming] 2-like, giving the protein MKPMNKRVAVIGAGASGLATIKSCVEEGLEPVCFERHDQLGGLWYFTEKLRPGQVAATYRSIITNTSKEIFVYSDFPLPKETPVFPPRQRIHQYLKDYADHFGLEKYIRYNCNVVQVVPATDHASSGKWNVHFQDGRGQDGGKIETFDGVIVCSGGFGDIYVPQISGIEDYEGLTMHSNQYREPSPFEGKRVVVVGAAFTAGELACELGRHYCKVYLSMRNGTNVMPRLAKNGLPFFLSGVNRANLTFLSHTGKRIFEEHKKCRTPDNELYGLAAKKNRGQPESIMSNDEIQDCIAAGQVEIIDEIVNFTKTGVVLADGRTVSDVDVVIFATGYLIQYKMLDQKLIFDDSGYLNLYKYILPVELEHPTLTIVGVLSTFIPSTWNTFELQGRWSARLLSGKMTLPCKRRMQEDIRRRPRPTRHYKVLDCTLYQDELARDLGILPSVLKLLFTDPRLAYAFYFLPPVGAWYRLQGQASWTGARNAIFSVWGNIFYAMNPRSTKRTWKMKFIEHKRCILCFSALVLATIYFRRTYTA; this is encoded by the exons ATGAAACCAATGAACAAACGTGTTGCCGTCATCGGAGCTGGCGCTTCAGGTTTGGCCACTATCAAAAGCTGTGTCGAAGAGGGTCTGGAGCCAGTCTGCTTCGAGAGGCACGACCAACTTG GTGGCCTGTGGTATTTCACAGAGAAACTGAGACCCGGCCAAGTCGCCGCTACTTATCGTTCCATCATCACCAACACCTCAAAAGAAATCTTCGTATACTCTGATTTCCCTCTACCAAAAGAAACGCCTGTATTCCCGCCTCGGCAGAGAATCCATCAGTATTTGAAGGATTACGCAGACCACTTCGGACTCGAGAAGTACATCCGTTATAACTGCAACGTCGTACAAGTGGTCCCGGCCACTGACCACGCATCATCTGGGAAGTGGAATGTGCACTTTCAAGACGGACGCGGACAAGATGGcggaaaaattgaaacttttgatgGAGTAATAGTTTGCTCAGGTGGATTTGGAGACATTTATGTTCCTCAAATATCCGGAATTGAAGATTATGAAGGGCTTACAATGCACAGCAATCAGTACAGAGAGCCATCTCCATTCGAGGGAAAGCGTGTTGTCGTCGTTG GTGCTGCATTTACGGCGGGAGAATTGGCATGTGAACTTGGGCGTCATTACTGCAAG GTTTACCTGAGCATGCGCAATGGGACCAATGTCATGCCACGTCTTGCAAAGAACGGACTGCCTTTCTTTTTGAGCGGCGTCAACAGGGCCAACTTAACCTTTCTGTCTCACACTGGGAAGAGAATTTTCGAAGAACATAAGAAATGTCGCACACCTGACAACGAACTGTACGGATTGGCA GCAAAGAAAAACCGCGGTCAGCCAGAGTCCATCATGTCGAATGATGAGATTCAAGACTGTATAGCTGCCGGCCAGGTGGAAATCATAGACGAGATAGTGAACTTCACCAAGACAGGAGTGGTACTGGCTGATGGTAGGACAGTATCTGATGTTGACGTTGTCATTTTCGCCACAGGTTACCTGATTCAATATAAAATGCTGGATCAAAAACTTATATTTG ATGATTCTGGCTACCTAAACCTGTATAAGTACATTCTGCCGGTAGAGTTGGAGCATCCAACCCTAACAATAGTCGGAGTACTATCGACGTTTATTCCCTCAACATGGAATACCTTCGAGTTGCAGGGACGCTGGTCTGCCAGACTGCTGAGCGGCAAAATGACATTGCCTTGTAAACGACGTATGCAGGAGGACATCCGACGCAGACCCCGTCCGACGAGGCACTACAAAGTG CTGGACTGCACCCTTTACCAGGATGAGTTGGCAAGGGACTTGGGAATCCTACCGAGTGTGCTGAAGCTGCTTTTTACTGACCCGAGATTGGCATACGCTTTCTACTTCCTACCACCGGTCGGTGCGTGGTACCGTCTTCAGGGCCAGGCGTCGTGGACGGGGGCAAGGAACGCCATATTCAGTGTATGGGGAAACATATTTTACGCGATGAACCCTCGCAGCACAAAACGTACTTGGAAGATGAAATTCATTGAGCATAAGCGTTGTATTTTGTGCTTTTCCGCTCTAGTATTGGCAACAATCTACTTCAGAAGGACATACACTGCATGA
- the LOC139114305 gene encoding flavin-containing monooxygenase 5-like, translated as MERAKERVAIIGAGVSGLAALKNSLEEDFEPVCFERHDTLGGLWYYTNEVRQGQIGACYRSLWSNTPKALMSFTDFPLPREFPVFPSQRQMHEYLKQYAEHFGLEKYIRYKTNVVSVDKSGDYLSSGKWDVHFQDGGTREIRTETFDAVMVCTGGFGDVYIPNIPGCEQFRGLTMHANKYREPAPFAGKRVVIVGSSHTAGDISCELGHSYCEKVYMSVRNGTKVVSTFTASGWPTLLYFLKRAILNLPANLTDRLYGQQARLRFHDRHKFGLAVRYSDRPVSTMINDHIQDSIAAGQVTIIPEVVKFTGSGVILSDGSAIDNLDAVIFATGYLSRYGILDESFIFDDSDSCKLYKYIVPVDLKHPTLFIIGATSRIFPSFYTAVDVQTRWAAQVIKKELKLPSRDGMYEDIRSKKPIGRFCVAVPSTLYQDELAREIGVLPNFWKLLFTDPKLAYAFYFGTAVGAWYRLQGRASWIGARNTILGVTDDVLLSLNPRYKRKTWKNSIFDQSSRILAIAFCALAFCGGLYMRR; from the exons ATGGAGCGTGCTAAGGAGAGAGTAGCAATCATCGGTGCCGGTGTCAGCGGTCTCGCTGCGTTGAAAAACAGCCTGGAGGAAGACTTTGAACCAGTCTGTTTTGAAAGACATGACACGTTAG GTGGCCTTTGGTATTATACGAACGAAGTGAGGCAAGGACAGATTGGAGCTTGCTACCGCAGTCTCTGGAGCAATACTCCCAAAGCACTGATGTCGTTCACAGATTTCCCCTTGCCAAGGGAATTTCCAGTTTTTCCGTCCCAGAGACAGATGCACGAGTACCTTAAACAGTATGCTGAACATTTTGGACTTGAGAAATATATTCGTTACAAGACAAATGTCGTCAGTGTAGATAAGTCGGGTGATTATTTGTCATCGGGCAAATGGGACgtccattttcaagatggcggaacGAGAGAGATTCGAACGGAGACCTTCGATGCGGTGATGGTATGCACAGGTGGGTTTGGTGACGTATATATTCCCAACATACCTGGCTGTGAACAGTTTCGGGGATTGACGATGCATGCAAATAAGTATCGGGAACCAGCTCCATTTGCAGGCAAGCGGGTTGTTATTGTAG GTTCGTCTCACACAGCAGGCGATATCTCGTGTGAACTTGGACACAGTTATTGTGAGAAG GTCTATATGAGTGTGCGCAATGGTACGAAGGTAGTATCCACATTTACGGCATCAGGTTGGCCAACACTgctgtattttttgaaaagggCGATTCTCAATCTTCCTGCCAATTTGACTGATCGATTATATGGCCAACAGGCAAGGTTACGCTTTCATGATCGCCATAAATTTGGATTGGCG GTACGCTATTCAGACAGACCGGTGTCGACCATGATTAACGACCATATACAAGACTCCATCGCCGCTGGTCAAGTGACTATAATTCCCGAAGTTGTAAAGTTCACAGGATCTGGTGTAATTTTATCAGACGGCTCCGCCATCGACAACCTTGATGCAGTAATCTTCGCAACAGGCTATCTCAGCAGATATGGTATACTTGACGAATCATTTATATTTG ATGACTCGGATAGCTGTAAACTGTATAAGTATATCGTGCCAGTGGATTTGAAGCACCCAACGTTATTTATCATCGGTGCAACAAGCAGGATATTCCCCTCTTTCTACACCGCCGTGGACGTGCAAACTCGCTGGGCTGCTCAAGTGATCAAAAAGGAGCTTAAACTTCCAAGTAGAGATGGGATGTACGAGGACATCCGAAGTAAAAAGCCAATCGGTAGATTCTGCGTGGCG GTTCCAAGTACTCTGTATCAAGACGAATTGGCCAGAGAAATTGGAGTCCTACCGAACTTTTGGAAACTGTTGTTCACCGATCCCAAATTGGCTTACGCCTTTTATTTTGGTACCGCTGTCGGGGCCTGGTACCGTCTTCAGGGACGTGCGTCGTGGATTGGCGCAAGAAATACTATCCTCGGCGTGACGGACGATGTGTTGCTTTCATTAAACCCACGATACAAACGCAAGACTTGGAAGAATTCTATTTTTGACCAAAGTAGTAGAATTCTTGCCATAGCGTTTTGTGCATTGGCTTTTTGTGGTGGTCTCTACATGAGGCGATAA